One Melospiza melodia melodia isolate bMelMel2 chromosome 29, bMelMel2.pri, whole genome shotgun sequence DNA segment encodes these proteins:
- the LOC134430545 gene encoding junctional adhesion molecule-like yields the protein MKVLLSLALLLTWLGRCSGAAGVFTEPQLRARAGDSVLLQCLFLDPDSAGWTLHKVDWLYRAGAGTQEEMVFFYYSNHGVPAGRFKQRAQWRGNMSGWDGSILLQDLRLNDSGTYECELRLLEASSVFRSRTVLLVSPAVPRGAEDAAPPRDSGFWPAVVGCGCVAVVVAFLAGLCVRKRFATVSALERMGNSTNKGKVEEAIYTSIPGAEVPKAEQEAKKKRRAEDTYITMHPSHCRDNGVYVELAKRAIPSEWMAEGTQGHGQGQEPLSRPEEAPPQPPEQQK from the exons ggcGATGCtcgggggctgcaggggtgttCACGGAGCCCCAGCTCCGAGCTAGGGCCGGGGACTCCGTGCTGCTGCAGTGCCTCTTCCTGGACCCCGACAGCGCGGGATGGACCCTGCACAAAGTGGACTGGCTGTacagggcaggagctggcacGCAG GAGGAGATGGTGTTTTTTTACTACAGCAACCACGGCGTCCCCGCGGGCCGCTTCAAGCAGCGGGCGCAGTGGCGGGGGAACATGTCCGGCTGGGACGGCTCCATCCTGCTGCAGGACCTGCGCCTCAACGACAGCGGCACCTACGAGTGCGAGCTGCGCCTGCTGGAGGCCAGCAGCGTCTTCAGGAGCCGCACGGTGCTGCTCGTCAGCCCCGCGGTGCCCAGAG GTGCCGAGGATGCGGCGCCCCCGAGGGACTCCGGGTTCTGGCCGGCCGTGGTGGGCTGTGGCTGCGTGGCCGTGGTGGTGGCGTTCCTGGCCGGGCTGTGCGTGAGGAAGAG GTTTGCGACCGTCTCGGCCCTGGAGAGGATGGGCAACAGCACCAACAAGGGCAAAGTAGAG GAAGCAATTTACACCTCCATCCCCGGGGCTGAGGTGCCCAAGGCTGAGCAGGAGGcgaagaagaagaggagagctGAGGACACGTACATAACCatg CACCCGTCTCACTGCCGCGACAACGGCGTCTATGTGGAGCTGGCCAAGAGAGCCATCCCGTCAGAGTGGATGGCAGAGGGCACCCAGGGGcatgggcagggccaggagcccctCAGCAGGCCGGAGGAGGCACCTccccagcccccagagcagcagaAGTAG